A stretch of Helicobacter pylori DNA encodes these proteins:
- a CDS encoding RluA family pseudouridine synthase, with protein sequence MEKAYKVLSVQENISHKKAKALIDLGLVSIGGKKLMVARKELPKNTRFNVQKIEKPSVIFEDENILALFKPPFIESYDLVSFFKGWTLLHRLDKETSGVILLVKENSEFHLKAKKAFKDRAVKKEYLALVQGIVEEEREINAPILTIKTTKAFSKISKKGQEAVTIITPLKVINKKTLLKVGIKTGRTHQIRVHLKHINHPIIGDTLYNNEPSSAKRLMLHAHKIALLGYEFEAIPPKEFEI encoded by the coding sequence ATGGAAAAAGCTTATAAAGTATTGAGCGTTCAAGAAAACATTTCGCATAAAAAAGCCAAAGCTTTGATTGATTTGGGGTTAGTGAGTATAGGGGGGAAGAAATTGATGGTCGCCAGAAAGGAATTGCCTAAAAACACACGCTTTAATGTCCAAAAAATTGAAAAACCCAGCGTGATTTTTGAAGATGAAAACATTCTAGCCCTTTTTAAACCCCCCTTTATAGAGAGCTATGATCTGGTTTCTTTTTTCAAAGGTTGGACGCTGTTGCACCGCTTGGATAAAGAAACAAGCGGAGTGATTTTATTGGTGAAAGAAAATTCAGAGTTCCACTTGAAAGCTAAAAAGGCTTTTAAAGACAGGGCGGTTAAAAAAGAGTATTTAGCTCTCGTTCAAGGGATTGTAGAAGAAGAGCGAGAAATCAACGCCCCCATTCTCACGATTAAAACCACCAAAGCGTTCAGTAAAATCTCTAAAAAAGGGCAAGAAGCGGTTACGATCATCACGCCTTTAAAAGTCATCAACAAAAAAACCCTTTTAAAAGTGGGAATCAAAACCGGAAGAACCCACCAAATCAGAGTCCATTTAAAGCATATCAACCACCCCATTATAGGCGATACGCTCTATAATAACGAGCCAAGTTCAGCCAAACGCTTGATGCTCCATGCGCATAAAATCGCGCTGTTAGGGTATGAATTTGAAGCGATCCCCCCTAAAGAATTTGAAATTTAA
- the waaA gene encoding lipid IV(A) 3-deoxy-D-manno-octulosonic acid transferase: MFKFFYLLLLTLGHLFGAPFIFFLSFKEKYRHSLKARFFLKDNLLKSEPVFWFHACSYGEVKSLEPIIQALKEPILISVTTNTGFELAAQTYQRSQHIEVRYLPFETLLFAWKKNLKRLKTLVVTEAELWFNVFDTAQKLGAKTMLINARISVRSYSKYQRFSFFYALLFKRIDLILAQSKDDQKRLLNLGAKKVVDFLNIKRFSKPVITSFYPKNPSALNIVLASTHEGEEELGLKAFLEFKKTHKNAKLIVVPRHPERFKSVRNLLQDILKTTPFSWECFSSKGFVECDILLVDSLGELNNFYAIADIVILGGSFVKMGGHNPLEPAFFNARLITGEYLFNQVALFELIKPYKIVQKEDLLGALLDYKNLGVARFLENGHDLNELLAFIKH, from the coding sequence TTGTTTAAGTTTTTCTACCTTTTATTGTTAACTTTGGGGCATCTTTTTGGTGCACCTTTCATCTTCTTTTTGAGTTTTAAAGAAAAATACCGCCATTCTTTAAAGGCTCGTTTTTTTCTCAAAGACAATCTTTTAAAAAGCGAGCCGGTTTTTTGGTTCCATGCATGTTCTTATGGGGAGGTCAAATCCTTAGAGCCAATCATTCAAGCTTTAAAAGAGCCGATTTTAATCAGCGTTACCACTAATACCGGCTTTGAATTAGCCGCTCAAACTTATCAGCGCTCTCAACACATAGAAGTGCGTTACCTGCCTTTTGAAACTTTATTATTCGCATGGAAAAAAAACTTAAAACGCTTGAAAACTTTGGTGGTTACAGAAGCGGAATTGTGGTTTAATGTGTTTGATACGGCTCAAAAATTAGGGGCAAAAACCATGCTCATTAACGCTAGGATCAGCGTTCGCTCTTACTCTAAGTATCAGCGTTTTTCTTTCTTTTATGCGCTTTTATTCAAACGCATTGATTTGATCTTAGCGCAAAGCAAGGACGATCAAAAGCGCTTGTTGAATCTAGGGGCTAAAAAAGTGGTGGATTTTTTGAATATCAAGCGTTTTTCAAAGCCTGTGATCACTTCGTTTTACCCTAAAAACCCAAGCGCTTTAAACATTGTTTTAGCCAGCACGCATGAGGGCGAGGAGGAATTGGGGTTAAAAGCGTTTTTGGAGTTCAAAAAGACGCATAAGAACGCAAAGCTAATTGTTGTGCCGCGCCACCCGGAGCGTTTTAAAAGCGTGCGGAATTTGTTGCAAGATATTTTAAAAACGACGCCTTTTAGTTGGGAGTGTTTTTCTTCAAAAGGTTTTGTGGAATGCGATATTTTGCTAGTGGATAGCTTGGGGGAATTGAATAACTTCTATGCGATCGCAGACATTGTCATTTTGGGGGGTTCGTTTGTCAAAATGGGGGGGCATAACCCTTTAGAGCCGGCGTTTTTTAATGCACGCCTAATCACAGGGGAGTATCTTTTCAACCAGGTGGCGTTGTTTGAATTAATCAAGCCTTATAAAATCGTTCAAAAAGAGGATCTGTTAGGTGCTCTTTTAGATTACAAAAATTTAGGCGTGGCGCGTTTTTTAGAAAACGGGCATGATTTAAACGAATTGCTTGCATTTATCAAACATTAA
- a CDS encoding zinc ribbon domain-containing protein: MNTHLKQLIEISHLDKEIDSLEPLIREKRKDLDKALNDKEAKNKAILNLEEEKLALKLQVSKNEQTLQDTNAKIASIQKKMSEIKSERELRSLNIEEDIAKERSNQANREIENLQNEIKRKSEKQEALKKEMLELEKLALELENLVENEIKNIKETQQIIFKKKEELVEKTEPKIYSFYERIRRWAKNTSIVTIKKQACGGCFIRLNDKIYTEVLTSGDMITCPYCGRILYAEGAYESNAQPPKESQEENQQKESQESV; this comes from the coding sequence ATGAACACCCACCTCAAACAATTGATTGAAATTTCGCATTTGGATAAAGAAATTGACTCTTTAGAGCCGTTGATCAGAGAAAAACGAAAAGACTTGGATAAAGCCTTGAATGATAAAGAAGCTAAAAATAAAGCGATTTTGAATCTGGAAGAAGAAAAATTAGCCCTAAAATTGCAGGTTTCTAAAAACGAGCAAACCTTACAAGACACGAACGCTAAAATCGCCAGTATCCAAAAGAAAATGAGCGAGATCAAATCCGAAAGGGAATTGCGATCTTTAAACATTGAAGAAGATATTGCTAAAGAACGATCCAACCAAGCCAACAGAGAAATTGAAAATTTGCAAAATGAAATCAAGCGCAAAAGCGAAAAACAAGAAGCTTTGAAAAAAGAAATGCTAGAGCTTGAAAAATTAGCGTTGGAATTGGAAAACTTAGTGGAAAACGAAATCAAAAACATCAAAGAAACCCAACAGATCATCTTCAAAAAGAAAGAAGAACTCGTGGAAAAAACCGAGCCTAAAATCTATAGCTTTTATGAAAGGATCAGAAGATGGGCGAAAAACACGAGCATTGTAACGATCAAAAAACAGGCTTGTGGGGGTTGTTTTATTAGATTGAATGATAAGATTTATACCGAAGTGCTAACGAGTGGGGATATGATCACTTGCCCGTATTGCGGCCGTATTTTATACGCTGAGGGCGCGTATGAAAGTAACGCTCAACCTCCAAAAGAAAGCCAAGAAGAAAACCAACAAAAAGAAAGCCAAGAATCCGTTTGA
- a CDS encoding Nif3-like dinuclear metal center hexameric protein — MALVKEVLGVLNRLSPFELQELWDNSGLNVGSGNSEFSEIIACLEITLQIALNAPQNALIITHHPLIFKPLKTLNYEAYPGNILKILIQKNISVISMHTNFDKTHLNKHFAHALLGFDGLMEKGLMLVKENANIEFDALVERIKSSLGVGQLACVKSSQMIKDLAFVCGSGASMFSSLKAQSCLITGDVKYHDAMIAQSLGISLIDATHYYSERGFALIVAEILHSFNYLVKIENFKNPLQII; from the coding sequence ATGGCGTTAGTTAAGGAAGTGTTGGGAGTTTTGAACCGCCTTTCGCCTTTTGAACTCCAAGAATTGTGGGATAATAGCGGGTTGAATGTGGGGAGTGGAAATAGCGAGTTTAGCGAGATTATCGCATGCTTAGAAATCACGCTTCAAATCGCTCTAAACGCGCCACAAAACGCCCTAATCATCACGCACCACCCTTTAATTTTCAAGCCCTTAAAAACGCTAAATTATGAGGCTTATCCGGGGAATATTTTAAAAATCTTAATCCAAAAAAACATTTCAGTCATCAGCATGCACACGAATTTTGACAAAACGCATTTAAACAAGCATTTCGCGCACGCGCTTTTAGGGTTTGATGGCTTGATGGAAAAAGGCCTTATGTTAGTGAAAGAAAACGCTAATATAGAATTTGATGCGCTTGTAGAAAGGATTAAATCTTCTTTAGGGGTGGGACAATTAGCATGCGTCAAAAGTTCTCAAATGATTAAAGATTTAGCGTTTGTGTGCGGATCGGGGGCGTCCATGTTTTCTTCTTTAAAAGCGCAAAGCTGTTTGATTACAGGCGATGTGAAATACCATGACGCCATGATCGCTCAATCTTTAGGGATAAGCTTGATTGACGCCACGCATTATTATAGCGAAAGGGGTTTTGCACTGATTGTGGCTGAAATTTTGCATTCTTTCAATTATTTGGTTAAAATAGAGAATTTTAAAAACCCCTTGCAAATCATTTAA
- the glyQ gene encoding glycine--tRNA ligase subunit alpha, giving the protein MQDFSSLLLKLQEYWKDQGCLVIQPYDIPAGAGTFHPATLLRSLDKKPWNVAYVAPSRRPTDGRYGENPNRLGSYYQFQVVIKPSPSNIQELYLKSLEVLGINLNEHDIRFVEDNWESPTLGAWGLGWEVWLDGMEVTQFTYFQQVGGIPCSPIPVEITYGLERLAMYVQKVGNILEIEWAKNNHDSVRYAQVHLESEYEFSKYHFEVASVTRLLEMFKNAQAEALHCLKNKLPLPAYDLVMLCSHFFNILDARKAISVAERQNYILQIRDLAKGCAVLYKEQEEEREERLKNALIKA; this is encoded by the coding sequence ATGCAAGATTTTTCAAGTTTATTATTAAAATTACAAGAGTATTGGAAAGATCAAGGCTGTTTGGTGATCCAGCCTTATGATATTCCTGCAGGAGCTGGGACATTCCACCCGGCCACGCTTTTAAGGAGTTTGGATAAAAAGCCGTGGAATGTGGCGTATGTCGCGCCCTCTAGAAGGCCTACTGATGGGCGCTATGGGGAAAACCCTAACCGCTTGGGGAGTTATTACCAATTCCAAGTAGTCATCAAGCCCAGCCCTTCTAATATCCAGGAACTCTATTTAAAAAGCTTAGAAGTGTTAGGGATAAACCTTAATGAGCATGACATACGATTTGTAGAAGACAATTGGGAGAGTCCGACTTTAGGGGCATGGGGGCTTGGTTGGGAAGTGTGGCTTGATGGCATGGAAGTTACGCAATTCACTTATTTCCAGCAAGTGGGGGGCATTCCTTGCAGCCCTATCCCTGTGGAAATCACTTACGGCTTAGAAAGATTAGCGATGTATGTGCAAAAAGTGGGAAATATCCTAGAGATTGAATGGGCTAAAAACAATCATGACAGCGTGCGTTATGCGCAAGTGCATTTAGAAAGCGAATACGAATTTAGCAAGTATCATTTTGAAGTAGCGAGCGTAACAAGGCTATTAGAAATGTTTAAAAACGCTCAAGCCGAAGCCTTGCATTGCTTAAAAAACAAGCTCCCCTTACCAGCTTATGATTTGGTGATGCTATGCTCGCATTTTTTCAATATTTTAGACGCCAGAAAAGCGATTTCGGTGGCTGAAAGGCAAAATTATATTTTACAAATCAGGGATTTAGCCAAAGGGTGTGCCGTTCTTTATAAAGAGCAAGAAGAAGAAAGAGAAGAGCGTTTAAAAAACGCTCTAATAAAGGCTTAA
- a CDS encoding NAD(P)H-dependent glycerol-3-phosphate dehydrogenase: MEIAVFGGGAWGRALAFAFGEKNEVKIISRRDLNEPLKKLNDALISKGSAPIEQVDLQRGLKAALYVIAISVQHLREWFQNASLPKNAKVLIASKGIEVLNKAFVSEIAKDFIDPNSLCFLAGPSFAAEIIQGLPCALVIHSNNQALALEFANKTPSFIRAYAQQDIIGGEIAGAYKNVIAIAGGVCDGLKLGNSAKASLLSRGLVEMQRFGAFFGGKTETFLGLSGAGDLFLTANSILSRNYRVGLGLAQNKPLEVVLEELGEVAEGVKTTNAIVEIARKYGIYTPIASELALLLKGKSVLESMNDLIRRA, from the coding sequence ATGGAAATTGCAGTATTTGGTGGCGGGGCGTGGGGGAGGGCTTTAGCCTTTGCTTTTGGAGAAAAGAATGAAGTCAAAATCATTTCAAGGCGCGATCTAAACGAGCCGCTAAAAAAGCTCAATGACGCTTTAATCTCTAAAGGTTCTGCCCCCATAGAGCAAGTGGATTTACAAAGAGGCTTAAAAGCAGCGCTCTATGTTATCGCTATTAGCGTGCAGCATCTAAGGGAATGGTTTCAAAACGCTTCTTTACCCAAAAACGCTAAGGTTTTAATCGCTTCTAAAGGGATAGAGGTTTTAAATAAGGCGTTTGTGAGCGAGATCGCAAAGGATTTTATCGATCCTAATTCTTTGTGTTTTTTAGCGGGCCCGAGTTTTGCGGCTGAAATCATTCAAGGCTTGCCTTGCGCGCTAGTCATTCATTCCAATAATCAGGCTTTAGCGCTAGAATTTGCCAATAAAACCCCCTCTTTTATCAGAGCCTACGCCCAACAAGACATCATAGGGGGTGAAATCGCTGGTGCGTATAAAAATGTGATAGCCATTGCTGGGGGGGTTTGTGATGGCTTGAAATTAGGTAATAGCGCTAAAGCGAGTTTATTATCTAGGGGTTTAGTGGAAATGCAACGCTTTGGGGCGTTCTTTGGGGGCAAGACAGAGACTTTTTTAGGGCTTTCTGGGGCTGGGGATTTGTTTTTAACCGCTAATTCTATTTTATCTAGGAATTATCGTGTGGGTTTGGGGCTAGCCCAAAACAAGCCTTTAGAGGTGGTTTTAGAAGAATTGGGCGAAGTGGCTGAAGGGGTGAAAACGACCAACGCTATTGTGGAAATCGCTAGAAAATACGGCATTTACACGCCCATTGCGAGCGAATTAGCCTTGCTTTTAAAGGGTAAGAGTGTGCTAGAGAGCATGAACGATTTGATCAGACGCGCTTAA
- a CDS encoding dynamin family protein, translating to MSVNFFNGIFNNNSAAENHYNIEPVGLEERYDLIACILNAKMENEGLEEYQSVLDNEFLEFASGVDSLKEKEIALLTLQEIKKELQLVASYSSLFQKTIVAVGGGFSAGKSTFLNNLLGLKLKLPEDIDPTTAIPTYCLKGKKEVLMGFSQNRGMVELPNLAFNHQFLDSLGFNLKEIMPFMLLSAPSVPFEFLCFIDTPGYNPANQGYTGGDKEASKESLKHAKHILWLVSCECGDLHKDDLEFLQELYEEEGKQVFIVLSRADMRTKSQLEEVAIKIRETLKDNGIEFLGIGAYSATRYQEYKELSEKSKVFNSLEKFLMKLNQRSEKQNEILESLYEVCLAYEKAIEQDANRFKRYQKALHSVKLDLMQKGFDDFNNDATFNKIHSLKKEFSEQEKAKKENLARLNEVIDLFKESIDKVFDRVSAFTWEKYKEQNDDEEDDEANYREFEEIKKMALYFRDCSLFYLDLLELSEGEIQREEERTDYFNDFLQLHYSLENLQTLREFKEKENEDYQESLNDEKLQNDLREWRDLKNTPEEINRREFEEIKEMVLYFRDWCMFRLDWYDLSQEEIQECRDWMDEDNELIQLDYSLANLSILKEYKETNEEYYQESLNNEELQNNLREWRRTKRR from the coding sequence ATGAGCGTTAATTTTTTTAATGGCATTTTTAATAACAATAGCGCAGCTGAAAACCACTACAATATAGAGCCGGTGGGATTAGAGGAGCGCTACGATTTGATCGCTTGTATTTTAAACGCTAAAATGGAAAATGAAGGGCTAGAAGAATACCAGAGCGTTTTAGACAACGAGTTTTTAGAGTTCGCTAGCGGCGTGGATTCGCTCAAAGAAAAGGAAATAGCGTTACTAACGCTCCAAGAAATTAAAAAAGAATTGCAATTAGTAGCGAGCTACTCTAGTTTGTTCCAAAAAACCATCGTTGCGGTGGGGGGAGGGTTTAGCGCGGGAAAATCCACTTTTTTAAACAACTTGTTGGGCTTGAAATTAAAACTCCCTGAAGACATAGATCCCACCACAGCTATCCCCACTTATTGCTTAAAGGGTAAAAAAGAAGTTTTAATGGGGTTTTCTCAAAATAGGGGCATGGTGGAATTACCTAATCTCGCTTTTAACCATCAGTTTTTAGACTCCCTTGGTTTTAATCTCAAAGAAATCATGCCTTTCATGCTTTTGAGCGCTCCTAGTGTGCCTTTTGAATTTTTATGCTTCATAGACACGCCTGGCTATAACCCCGCCAATCAAGGCTATACGGGTGGGGACAAAGAAGCCTCTAAAGAATCCCTAAAGCACGCCAAACACATTTTATGGCTCGTTAGTTGCGAGTGTGGGGATCTTCATAAAGATGATTTAGAGTTTTTGCAAGAATTATACGAAGAAGAGGGCAAGCAGGTTTTTATCGTATTGAGTAGGGCTGATATGCGCACCAAAAGCCAATTAGAAGAAGTCGCTATTAAAATTAGAGAAACTTTAAAAGATAATGGCATTGAATTTTTAGGGATTGGCGCTTATAGCGCTACAAGGTATCAAGAATATAAAGAACTCAGCGAAAAAAGCAAAGTTTTTAACTCGCTTGAGAAATTTTTAATGAAGTTAAATCAAAGGAGCGAGAAACAAAACGAAATTTTAGAATCTTTATACGAGGTGTGTTTGGCGTATGAAAAGGCTATTGAGCAAGACGCTAACCGATTCAAACGCTACCAAAAGGCTTTGCATTCTGTCAAACTGGATTTGATGCAAAAGGGCTTTGACGATTTCAACAACGATGCTACCTTTAATAAAATTCATTCGCTCAAAAAAGAATTTTCTGAGCAAGAGAAAGCCAAAAAAGAGAATTTAGCGCGATTGAACGAAGTGATTGACTTGTTTAAAGAAAGTATTGATAAAGTCTTTGATCGTGTGAGCGCTTTCACTTGGGAAAAATACAAAGAACAAAACGACGACGAAGAGGACGATGAAGCAAACTACAGGGAATTTGAAGAAATCAAAAAAATGGCGCTGTATTTTAGGGATTGCAGTTTGTTTTATTTGGATTTGCTTGAATTGAGTGAAGGAGAGATCCAAAGAGAAGAAGAGAGAACAGATTATTTTAATGATTTTCTTCAACTGCACTACTCTTTAGAAAATTTGCAAACGCTTAGGGAATTTAAAGAAAAAGAAAACGAAGACTATCAAGAGTCCTTAAACGATGAGAAGCTTCAAAACGATTTGCGGGAGTGGAGGGATTTAAAAAACACACCGGAAGAAATAAACCGCCGAGAGTTTGAAGAAATCAAAGAAATGGTGCTGTATTTTAGGGATTGGTGCATGTTTCGTTTAGATTGGTATGATTTGAGCCAAGAAGAAATCCAAGAATGTAGAGATTGGATGGATGAAGATAATGAATTGATCCAACTAGACTATTCTTTAGCAAATTTGTCAATACTTAAAGAATATAAGGAAACAAACGAAGAATATTATCAAGAGTCCTTAAACAATGAGGAGCTTCAAAATAATTTGCGGGAGTGGAGGAGAACAAAACGGCGGTGA
- a CDS encoding virulence factor: protein MYAVTFDLDTNCLNENGVNLSKVYSDIRKFMEQHGFKWQQGSVYFGDETINAVTCVATVQILAKQIPSFAVCVKDVRMLKIEENNDLMPAIKIVL, encoded by the coding sequence ATGTATGCTGTAACTTTTGATCTTGACACGAATTGCTTGAATGAAAACGGAGTGAATCTGTCAAAAGTTTATTCTGATATTCGTAAATTCATGGAACAACACGGCTTTAAATGGCAACAAGGTAGCGTGTATTTTGGCGATGAGACCATCAACGCTGTTACTTGCGTCGCTACGGTGCAAATTTTAGCCAAGCAAATACCAAGTTTTGCGGTTTGTGTTAAAGATGTGAGGATGTTAAAAATAGAAGAAAACAACGATTTAATGCCGGCTATCAAGATTGTTTTATGA
- a CDS encoding DUF3240 family protein: MLALEIYIDICLKDALIDYLFEKGFDDFFYVECYKYAASSLLLSQKEQVSGRKDYAKFKLFLSDEVALSLAQALKNQFASKEMKLFYSQTHGL, encoded by the coding sequence ATGCTCGCTTTAGAAATTTATATTGATATTTGCTTGAAAGACGCTTTAATAGATTATTTATTTGAAAAAGGTTTTGATGATTTTTTTTATGTGGAATGCTATAAATACGCCGCTTCTTCATTGCTTTTAAGCCAAAAAGAGCAGGTGAGCGGGCGTAAAGACTACGCTAAATTCAAGCTTTTTTTAAGCGATGAAGTGGCTTTATCTTTGGCTCAAGCTTTAAAAAACCAGTTCGCTTCTAAAGAAATGAAATTGTTTTATTCTCAAACGCATGGGTTGTAA